A genomic region of Xanthomonas campestris pv. phormiicola contains the following coding sequences:
- a CDS encoding EF-hand domain-containing protein — translation MSFSRYSLRLCLASSLAAVAATGMAAPQQDPAAPVLPLPVPTPAPTPAPAALPPLPAPPASTLPVPAAPASDAGAAAGARSFAAMDLDRDGRIGRAEAAADPVLRETFDTFDADADGALSREEYAHYQPGPGDPAAQ, via the coding sequence ATGAGTTTTTCACGCTATTCGCTGCGTCTGTGCCTGGCGTCGTCGTTGGCGGCTGTTGCCGCAACCGGCATGGCCGCGCCGCAGCAGGATCCTGCCGCACCCGTCCTGCCCCTCCCTGTGCCGACACCCGCGCCCACCCCGGCGCCGGCCGCACTGCCGCCGTTGCCTGCGCCGCCGGCATCGACCTTGCCGGTGCCGGCAGCGCCGGCCAGCGACGCCGGCGCCGCGGCAGGCGCCCGCAGTTTCGCCGCGATGGACCTGGACCGCGACGGGCGCATCGGCCGCGCCGAAGCCGCGGCCGACCCGGTCCTGCGCGAAACCTTCGACACGTTCGACGCCGATGCCGATGGGGCGTTGTCGCGCGAGGAGTACGCGCATTACCAGCCCGGTCCCGGCGATCCTGCGGCGCAATAA